One part of the Parabacteroides sp. FAFU027 genome encodes these proteins:
- a CDS encoding NADH-quinone oxidoreductase subunit D, with the protein MNNDDNKNSIEEPKSYNTLNLGPTHPATHGIFQNVLTMDGEKIVDAEQTIGYIHRAFEKIAERRAYYQITPLTDRMNYCSSPINNIGWHLAVEKLLGVETNKRIDYMRIIAMELARIADHLVCNSVIGVDSGALTGFVYVFQEREKINEVYEELCGARLTTHLGCIGGFERDITPKAISKIRTVMKSLPKVLHEFENLLMRNRIFMDRTINVGGISAERALNYSFTGPCLRAAGVDYDVRVMEPYSSYQDFDFVVPVGQNGDTYDRFCVRQTEMWESIKLINNALENLPEGKFNMEVPAFFMPPKEQVYSQMEPLISHFKKVMGEIDIPAKEIYQAVEGGNGELGFYIVSDGGRTPYRVHFRRPCFIYYQAFPEMVRGALLSDAILTLSSMNVIAGELDA; encoded by the coding sequence ATGAACAATGATGATAATAAAAATAGCATAGAAGAGCCGAAAAGCTACAATACGCTCAACCTCGGTCCTACCCACCCGGCCACGCATGGCATTTTCCAGAATGTACTGACGATGGATGGGGAAAAGATTGTGGATGCGGAACAGACTATCGGTTATATCCACCGGGCTTTTGAGAAAATAGCCGAACGACGGGCTTATTATCAGATAACACCTCTGACCGACCGGATGAACTACTGCTCTTCACCTATCAATAATATCGGATGGCATTTGGCGGTAGAGAAGTTACTTGGGGTGGAGACCAACAAGCGCATCGACTATATGCGTATCATCGCGATGGAACTGGCACGCATTGCTGACCATCTGGTTTGCAATAGTGTGATCGGGGTAGATAGTGGTGCATTAACCGGCTTCGTCTATGTATTCCAGGAACGGGAAAAGATTAATGAGGTTTACGAAGAGCTTTGCGGAGCACGACTGACTACGCATCTGGGATGTATCGGTGGCTTTGAGCGGGACATTACACCTAAAGCTATTAGTAAAATCAGGACAGTGATGAAGTCTCTACCCAAAGTACTGCATGAGTTTGAAAACCTGCTGATGCGCAACCGTATTTTTATGGACCGGACCATTAATGTGGGAGGCATTTCGGCCGAACGTGCATTGAACTATAGCTTTACCGGCCCTTGCCTGCGTGCTGCGGGTGTGGACTACGATGTACGTGTGATGGAGCCTTATTCATCCTACCAGGATTTTGATTTTGTGGTGCCTGTGGGACAAAACGGTGATACCTATGACCGATTCTGCGTTCGTCAGACGGAAATGTGGGAAAGTATCAAACTGATCAATAACGCGCTGGAAAATCTTCCGGAAGGGAAATTCAATATGGAAGTCCCTGCATTCTTTATGCCTCCCAAAGAACAGGTTTACAGCCAGATGGAGCCGCTTATCAGCCATTTCAAAAAGGTAATGGGCGAGATTGATATTCCGGCCAAAGAAATTTATCAGGCTGTGGAAGGGGGCAATGGCGAACTGGGCTTCTACATCGTATCAGATGGAGGACGTACGCCATATCGGGTACATTTCCGCCGCCCCTGTTTTATCTATTATCAGGCTTTCCCGGAAATGGTACGCGGAGCTTTGCTCTCTGATGCCATCCTCACATTGAGCAGCATGAATGTCATTGCGGGGGAACTGGATGCCTAA
- a CDS encoding NADH-quinone oxidoreductase subunit C, translating into MENATIIDFLIPDFSEKILLVDESADILTLIVDSSAAKNIIRTLKEQLNFFFLTDLCGIHYPEQEKELGVIYHLHNLLDNKRIRIKAFVTKENPQVESLTDIFSGANWMERETYDFYGIEFTGHPNLKRILNVDYMDYFPMRKEYPLEDATRTDKDDKFFGR; encoded by the coding sequence ATGGAAAATGCAACTATTATAGACTTTCTGATACCGGATTTCAGCGAAAAAATATTACTGGTCGATGAATCGGCAGATATTCTTACGCTGATAGTCGATTCATCGGCAGCGAAGAATATTATCCGAACCCTGAAGGAGCAACTTAACTTTTTCTTTCTGACCGACCTGTGCGGGATTCATTACCCTGAACAGGAAAAAGAGCTGGGAGTAATTTATCATCTGCATAACCTGTTGGATAATAAACGAATCCGGATTAAGGCATTCGTAACCAAAGAAAATCCTCAGGTGGAGAGCCTGACTGACATCTTCTCAGGAGCCAACTGGATGGAGCGCGAAACCTATGATTTCTATGGTATTGAATTTACCGGACACCCGAATCTGAAACGGATACTGAATGTGGATTACATGGATTATTTCCCCATGCGCAAGGAGTATCCGCTGGAAGATGCGACACGGACGGACAAGGATGATAAGTTTTTCGGACGATAG
- a CDS encoding NADH-quinone oxidoreductase subunit B, protein MSESKSYNVVDAPEGYSAPGLFATSLDAAVGLARKNSIWPLPFATSCCGIEFMGTMGAHYDLGRFGAERLSFSPRQADLLMVMGTIAKKMAPVVQQVYEQMAEPRWVMAVGACAASGGIFDTYSVLQGIDLVVPVDVYVPGCPPRPEQIIDGFMKIQELVGKESLRRRYSEEYKELLKKYGII, encoded by the coding sequence ATGTCAGAATCAAAATCATATAACGTAGTCGATGCTCCCGAAGGTTATTCTGCTCCTGGGCTTTTTGCCACATCACTGGATGCTGCGGTAGGGTTGGCACGAAAGAATTCAATATGGCCCCTGCCATTTGCGACCTCATGTTGCGGTATCGAGTTTATGGGAACCATGGGAGCGCACTATGACCTGGGACGTTTTGGAGCGGAACGATTGAGCTTCTCACCCCGTCAGGCCGACCTGCTGATGGTGATGGGTACCATTGCCAAAAAAATGGCACCGGTGGTACAACAGGTTTATGAGCAAATGGCGGAGCCTCGATGGGTGATGGCCGTCGGAGCCTGCGCCGCAAGCGGAGGAATATTTGACACTTACTCTGTCCTTCAGGGTATTGATTTGGTCGTACCGGTGGATGTCTATGTACCGGGATGCCCACCGCGCCCTGAACAGATTATCGACGGATTTATGAAAATACAGGAGTTGGTTGGAAAAGAATCGCTTCGTCGCCGTTATAGTGAGGAGTACAAAGAGTTATTGAAAAAGTACGGGATAATATAA
- a CDS encoding NADH-quinone oxidoreductase subunit A, with the protein MNNLYLTEDYLPVLIQILVALGFVVFVMVVTHFITRKRIRTPRKEENFECGIELQGNARFPFSVKYFLVAILFVLFDVELVFFYPWAVNFKDTDWSGFLYMMLFLAVFLFGFYYIYRKGAFNWNEEKD; encoded by the coding sequence ATGAATAACCTCTATCTGACCGAAGATTATCTTCCCGTACTGATTCAAATTCTGGTTGCGCTGGGATTTGTGGTATTCGTTATGGTTGTGACTCATTTCATTACCCGTAAACGCATACGCACTCCACGCAAAGAGGAGAATTTCGAGTGCGGAATAGAACTACAGGGAAATGCCCGTTTCCCTTTTTCCGTTAAGTATTTTCTGGTGGCCATTCTATTCGTATTGTTCGATGTGGAATTGGTCTTTTTTTACCCCTGGGCGGTAAATTTCAAAGATACCGACTGGTCGGGATTCCTCTATATGATGCTCTTCCTGGCTGTGTTTCTTTTCGGTTTTTACTACATCTACCGGAAGGGGGCATTTAACTGGAATGAGGAGAAAGACTAA
- a CDS encoding RtcB family protein, whose protein sequence is MEKVINTGKLPIKLWLNDIEEEAMQQARNLANLPFAFRQICLMPDAHSGYGMPIGGVMATQNAIVPNAVGVDIGCGMGAIRTNLRTEEMTPEILKNIMTDIRGVIPFGFNHHKQAQDESLMPPGFKLHEIPVVKREYEAALKQIGTLGGGNHFLEIQQDNDDFVWIMVHSGSRNIGKQVADFYNKKAKKLNAMFHSTVDPKADLAFLPFDSEEAHHYYKEMRYCVAFAYANRHLMLDRIKEIFESQFSGIIFDPIINIAHNYAAWETHFGEKVLVHRKGATSARAGETGIIPGSQGTKSYIVEGLGNEESFQSCSHGAGRTMSRSKAIKTLDLQEEIRKLDEQGIIHAIRHKNDLEEAASAYKDISTVMNNQRDLVRIKVELSPMAVLKG, encoded by the coding sequence ATGGAAAAGGTTATCAACACCGGCAAACTGCCAATCAAATTGTGGCTGAATGATATCGAAGAAGAAGCCATGCAACAGGCCCGTAACCTGGCCAATCTGCCGTTTGCCTTTCGCCAGATTTGTCTGATGCCTGACGCCCACTCGGGATATGGTATGCCGATCGGAGGAGTAATGGCTACGCAAAATGCTATTGTACCAAACGCGGTGGGGGTGGATATCGGCTGTGGCATGGGGGCTATTCGCACCAACCTGCGAACCGAAGAGATGACTCCCGAAATCCTGAAAAACATCATGACGGATATCCGCGGAGTTATCCCATTTGGATTTAACCATCATAAGCAGGCTCAGGATGAATCGCTTATGCCGCCCGGATTCAAATTGCACGAGATCCCGGTGGTGAAACGGGAATACGAAGCCGCACTAAAGCAGATTGGCACACTCGGCGGAGGGAATCATTTTCTGGAGATACAACAGGATAATGACGATTTCGTGTGGATTATGGTCCACTCCGGCAGCCGCAACATCGGCAAACAGGTGGCTGACTTTTACAACAAAAAGGCAAAGAAGCTAAATGCCATGTTTCATTCTACCGTTGACCCCAAGGCCGATCTTGCCTTTCTGCCTTTTGATTCGGAAGAGGCGCACCATTACTACAAGGAGATGAGATACTGTGTGGCATTTGCCTACGCGAACCGACACCTGATGCTCGACCGCATTAAGGAGATATTTGAAAGCCAGTTCTCAGGGATTATATTCGACCCAATCATCAACATTGCCCACAACTATGCCGCCTGGGAGACTCACTTTGGGGAAAAGGTGTTGGTGCACCGCAAAGGAGCGACTTCGGCCAGAGCCGGTGAAACAGGTATCATTCCTGGCTCACAGGGAACAAAGTCATACATCGTGGAGGGCCTGGGCAATGAGGAAAGCTTCCAGAGCTGTTCACACGGGGCGGGGCGCACCATGAGCCGGTCAAAAGCCATCAAGACGCTGGACCTACAGGAGGAGATCCGAAAGCTGGATGAGCAGGGCATTATCCACGCCATTCGACATAAAAACGATCTGGAAGAGGCGGCTTCTGCCTATAAAGATATCTCTACAGTGATGAACAACCAGCGCGACCTGGTCAGAATCAAAGTTGAACTTTCTCCTATGGCGGTACTGAAAGGGTAA
- a CDS encoding GNAT family N-acetyltransferase encodes MENIIAPVDKQLILNELTPERFLRKTNKGGNEIYIITHHDSPNTMREIGRLREIAFRDAGGGTGLAVDIDEYDTMENPYKQLIVWNPEAEEIIGGYRFMYGDEVNFDEHGHPMLATAHMFEMSEQFIKEYLPKTLELGRSFVTLEYQSSKAGAKALFALDNLWDGLGALPKIKSNIEYYYGKVTMYPNYHKGARDMILHFWQKYFPDPERLIWPVTPITPHWDTDVEQLEKLFSTGNFKDDYKILNQEVRKLGLNIPPLVNAYMSLSPTMKVFGTAVNDTFGDVEETGILIKVEDIFEEKRTRHIDTFSTEI; translated from the coding sequence ATGGAAAATATTATTGCTCCCGTTGACAAACAATTAATACTCAACGAGCTGACCCCGGAACGCTTTTTACGTAAAACCAATAAAGGGGGAAACGAAATCTACATAATCACTCATCACGATTCACCGAATACAATGCGCGAAATCGGACGTCTGCGCGAAATTGCTTTCCGCGATGCAGGCGGAGGTACGGGTCTCGCTGTGGACATTGATGAATACGACACGATGGAGAATCCCTACAAGCAGCTTATTGTATGGAATCCTGAGGCCGAAGAGATCATCGGCGGTTACCGTTTCATGTATGGTGATGAAGTGAACTTTGATGAGCACGGACATCCTATGCTTGCCACGGCACACATGTTCGAAATGTCGGAGCAATTTATCAAAGAATACCTGCCCAAAACGCTGGAGTTGGGACGTTCATTCGTGACCCTCGAATACCAGTCATCAAAAGCAGGTGCCAAAGCCCTCTTTGCTCTTGACAACCTGTGGGACGGACTGGGCGCACTGCCTAAAATCAAGTCGAATATCGAGTATTATTACGGTAAGGTGACCATGTACCCCAACTACCACAAAGGGGCACGCGACATGATTCTGCACTTCTGGCAAAAATATTTCCCTGATCCGGAACGTCTTATCTGGCCGGTTACCCCGATTACTCCGCATTGGGATACCGATGTGGAGCAGTTGGAAAAATTATTCTCCACCGGTAACTTCAAGGATGATTATAAAATCCTGAATCAGGAGGTTCGTAAACTGGGGCTCAACATCCCACCGCTGGTAAATGCCTACATGAGCCTTTCACCAACCATGAAGGTGTTTGGCACAGCCGTAAACGATACTTTCGGCGATGTTGAAGAGACAGGAATCCTGATTAAAGTGGAGGATATCTTCGAAGAGAAACGCACCCGTCATATCGACACATTTTCTACTGAAATATAA